One stretch of Pyrenophora tritici-repentis strain M4 chromosome 4, whole genome shotgun sequence DNA includes these proteins:
- a CDS encoding peptidase S41 family protein translates to MKTSSVLALASFAAFAAASPIAPTRTQRIHKQARQANGTTSAPCARVSEAIYGDDSHPYALQVPAGIAWDCLNEIPFNASSATELVKQLRPYINWQSTLDVLKDPPAEYQEKVQAAVDILGGLDKIDADINAGNFKNEYDFGFTLYRLILSAHDGHFTFVPDSVGSIFTWGRPVPLVSVSADGEQLPAVFAYADVLGMQFKNITYTPSAVVEIDGKDATEFLEEFSQFGSLQDRDALYNNVFYSLPQVSLGTSGAATGTFSGGGRGRLVYPGPTTTLTFANGTSYTMENFARPIIAFRGITTGKELAERWIYWGSSGQASAKASTQEAATAAVPVIGSTAPGYPTPIEAGPQNLINGYYIDAPGYEGVAVLSVPNFVGNGGEDTETAFKLTTQNFLPKAAADGKTKLIIDLQANGGGTVLQGYDMFKQLFPDQDPYGASRFRAHEALDLIGQATSQFASKFPRNEISENYTIGQAQSSYFDYNFDMKVDGTPFSSWDEKIGPQEVNGALYTTLVRYNLTDPYIPYIGIDVSGYNQPANVTLKQRFKPENIVLLTDGYCASTCTIFAEFMKNQVGVKSIAMGGRSNKKPIQAIGGVKGTNNYAFSFIQQNAQKALDYEPSLNTSILATDYGNDLVFSRSAASGVNVRDGLRKNDTSGIALQFIYEEADCRLYYTPEMTTDITSVWKAAADSQWGNKSKCVGTPSYGDSKVSALRLGQEVTTKLSRPGTSASFSESRMQAFEDSFNLFTDNKLSGDGYMLP, encoded by the coding sequence ATGAAGACTTCTTCGGTGCTCGCTCTTGCGAGCTTCGCTGCTTTCGCTGCCGCTTCGCCCATCGCACCCACCCGCACTCAACGGATCCACAAACAGGCTCGCCAGGCCAATGGCACCACATCAGCCCCATGTGCCAGGGTATCTGAAGCCATTTATGGCGACGACTCCCACCCCTATGCACTCCAGGTCCCTGCTGGAATTGCGTGGGATTGCCTCAACGAGATCCCGTTCAATGCTTCCTCAGCAACAGAACTAGTCAAGCAGCTACGACCGTACATCAACTGGCAGAGCACACTCGATGTATTGAAGGATCCTCCAGCTGAATACCAAGAGAAGGTTCAGGCCGCTGTTGACATTCTTGGTGGCCTCGACAAGATTGACGCCGACATCAACGCTGGTAACTTTAAGAACGAGTACGATTTCGGTTTCACTCTGTACAGGCTCATTCTGTCTGCCCATGACGGCCACTTCACGTTCGTCCCCGACTCGGTTGGTAGTATCTTCACATGGGGTCGCCCTGTCCCTCTGGTCTCGGTCTCTGCCGATGGAGAGCAGCTACCTGCAGTATTTGCCTACGCTGATGTTCTTGGTATGCAATTCAAGAATATTACTTACACGCCGTCCGCCGTTGTGGAGATCGACGGCAAGGATGCTACCGAGTTTCTAGAAGAGTTCAGTCAGTTTGGCAGTCTACAGGACCGCGACGCCCTCTACAACAACGTCTTCTATTCGCTTCCGCAAGTCAGCCTCGGCACCTCAGGCGCCGCCACTGGCACCTTTAGCGGAGGCGGTCGTGGACGCTTGGTCTATCCCGGACCCACAACAACTCTAACCTTTGCCAATGGGACTAGCTACACGATGGAGAACTTTGCTCGTCCAATCATCGCTTTCCGGGGAATAACTACCGGAAAAGAGCTGGCTGAGCGGTGGATCTACTGGGGCTCCTCTGGCCAAGCCTCCGCAAAGGCGAGCACGCAGGAAGCTGCCACTGCCGCTGTTCCTGTTATTGGTAGCACTGCCCCTGGCTATCCCACTCCTATCGAAGCCGGGCCTCAAAATCTCATCAACGGTTATTATATTGACGCACCCGGTTACGAGGGTGTTGCTGTGTTGTCGGTTCCCAACTTTGTCGGGAACGGCGGCGAGGACACCGAAACAGCCTTCAAACTCACCACACAGAATTTCCTTCCCAAGGCCGCTGCAGATGGCAAGACTAAGTTGATCATTGACCTTCAGGCCAACGGTGGTGGCACTGTGCTTCAGGGCTATGACATGTTCAAGCAGCTATTCCCCGACCAGGACCCGTATGGTGCCAGCCGCTTCCGTGCCCACGAGGCCCTTGATCTCATCGGCCAAGCTACGAGCCAGTTTGCCTCCAAGTTTCCTAGGAATGAAATCTCGGAGAACTACACCATTGGCCAAGCTCAGTCCTCATACTTTGACTACAATTTCGACATGAAGGTGGATGGTACCCCTTTCTCGTCTTGGGACGAGAAGATTGGACCCCAGGAGGTGAACGGGGCGCTATACACCACACTCGTCAGGTACAACCTCACTGATCCCTACATCCCTTATATCGGTATCGATGTTAGCGGATACAACCAACCAGCGAATGTCACCCTGAAACAGCGGTTCAAGCCTGAGAACATTGTTCTATTGACAGACGGCTACTGTGCCTCTACATGCACCATTTTCGCCGAGTTCATGAAGAATCAAGTGGGCGTCAAGAGTATCGCCATGGGCGGCCGCAGCAACAAGAAGCCCATCCAGGCCATAGGCGGTGTCAAGGGCACCAACAATTACGCATTCAGCTTCATTCAACAAAATGCCCAGAAAGCCCTCGATTACGAGCCGTCACTCAACACCTCCATTCTAGCCACAGACTACGGCAATGATCTCGTCTTCTCTCGCAGCGCAGCTAGTGGCGTGAACGTGCGGGATGGACTCCGCAAGAACGACACCTCTGGCATAGCTCTGCAGTTCATCTACGAAGAAGCCGACTGCCGTCTTTACTACACTCCAGAGATGACAACCGACATCACTTCTGTATGGAAGGCAGCAGCAGACTCGCAATGGGGCAACAAGAGCAAGTGTGTCGGCACCCCCTCTTACGGTGACTCGAAGGTCTCCGCACTGAGGCTGGGGCAAGAGGTCACTACCAAGCTGAGCAGACCAGGTACATCTGCGTCTTTCTCAGAGAGCCGAATGCAGGCCTTTGAGGACAGTTTCAATCTCTTCACGGACAACAAACTTTCGGGTGACGGTTACATGCTACCGTAG
- a CDS encoding Tymo-45kd-70kd multi-domain protein, translated as MLSKISIALLAASASAAVLPRDATWDWTVDNFSSVCTAATCYYSLNVSAPAGPNGEPSFDAKFCSGTSVQDYKSCGQVGLDLPGDVQTKEINLGRDVGATVLVQYTYTQGDVRYTYTGNRTVEHTGLGAGAIFTITPSEVSAVA; from the exons ATGCTTTCCAAGATCTCCATCGCTCTCCTCGCCGCCAGCGCCTCAGCCGCCGTCCTTCCCCGCGACGCAACCTGGGACTGGACAGTTGACAACTTCTCCAGCGTCTGCACTGCCGCAACCTGCTACTACTCCCTCAACGTTTCCGCACCTGCCGGCCCGAATGGCGAGCCGTCCTTTGACGCCAAGTTCTGCTCCGGAACCAGCGTCCAGGACTACAAGTCTTGCGGCCAGGTCGGCTTAGACCTGCCCGGTGATGTTCAAACCAAGGAGATCAACCTCGGAAGGGATGTTGGTGCTACTGTCCTTGTGCAGTACACATACACGCA GGGTGATGTGAGGTATACCTACACTGGTAACAGGACTGTTGAGCACACCGGGTTGGGTGCTGGTGCCATATTCACCATTACTCCCTCTGAGGTTTCTGCTGTCGCCTAA